One stretch of Harmonia axyridis chromosome 1, icHarAxyr1.1, whole genome shotgun sequence DNA includes these proteins:
- the LOC123679182 gene encoding uncharacterized protein LOC123679182, with protein MIEKRLILSIFFAVLVMACTADKFEDWKDQMKKLQGKCAKQLQVDEASIEELLKSTTVDVSSSDIQKVIKCIVLEIGFVDANGNIGMAKVVEHLKGLGLDDKTIKEVNDKCNSIEKVADQNELVGRYYKCYEENLPRKYLVF; from the exons ATGATTGAAAAGAGATTAATTTTGTCAATTTTCTTTGCGGTATTAGTTATGGCATGTACG GCAGACAAGTTTGAGGATTGGAAAGACCAAATGAAAAAGCTCCAAGGAAAATGCGCAAAACAGTTACAAGTAGATGAAGCTTCAATTGAAGAATTACTGAAGTCCACTACTGTTGACGTGTCGAGTAGCGATATACAGAAAGTTATTAAATGCATCGTATTAGAAATTGGATTCGTGGATGCAAATGGAAATATTGGGATGGCAAAAGTTGTGGAACATTTGAAAGGTCTTGGTTTAGACGACAAAACCATAAAGGAAGTAAACGATAAATGTAACAGTATAGAAAAAGTTGCTGATCAAAATGAGTTAGTAGGTCGTTACTATAAATGTTACGAGGAAAATTTACCAAGAAAATatcttgttttttga
- the LOC123679193 gene encoding uncharacterized protein LOC123679193: protein MIEKRLILSIFFTVVVMASMADKIEDWKDQMKKLQGKCAKQLQVDEASIEKLLKSTTVDVSSSDIQKVIYCIALDIGFMDANGNLGIQKAEEHLKGLGLDDKTIKEVNDKCNSIEKVADKNVLVGRYYKCYEENLPRKYLVL, encoded by the exons ATGATTGAAAAGAGATTAATTTTGTCAATTTTCTTTACGGTTGTAGTTATGGCATCTATG gcagACAAGATTGAGGATTGGAAAGACCAAATGAAAAAGCTTCAAGGAAAATGCGCAAAACAGTTACAAGTAGATGAagcttcaattgaaaaattactgaAGTCCACTACTGTTGACGTGTCGAGTAGCGATATACAGAAAGTTATTTACTGCATCGCATTAGATATTGGATTCATGGACGCAAATGGAAATCTTGGGATTCAGAAAGCTGAGGAACATTTAAAAGGTCTTGGTTTAGATGACAAAACTATAAAGGAAGTAAACGATAAATGTAACAGTATAGAAAAAGTTGCTGATAAAAATGTGTTAGTAGGTCGTTACTATAAATGTTACGAGGAAAATTTACCAAGAAAATATCTTGTTCTATGA
- the LOC123679173 gene encoding uncharacterized protein LOC123679173 yields MIEKRLILSIFFAVVVMASMADKIEDWKDQMKKLQGKCAKQLQVDEASIEELLKSTTVDVSSSDIQKVIYCIVLEIGFMDANGNLGVAKVEEHLKGLGLDDKTIKEVNDKCNSIEKVADKNVLVGRYYKCYEENLPRKYLVL; encoded by the exons ATGATTGAAAAAAGATTAATTTTGTCAATTTTCTTTGCGGTTGTAGTTATGGCATCTATG gcaGACAAGATTGAGGATTGGAAAGACCAAATGAAAAAGCTTCAAGGAAAATGCGCAAAACAGTTACAAGTAGATGAAGCTTCAATTGAAGAATTACTGAAGTCTACTACTGTTGACGTGTCGAGTAGCGATATACAGAAAGTTATTTACTGCATCGTATTAGAAATTGGATTCATGGACGCAAATGGAAATCTTGGGGTGGCAAAAGTTGAGGAACATTTGAAAGGTCTTGGTTTAGATGACAAAACTATAAAGGAAGTAAACGATAAATGTAACAGTATAGAGAAAGTTGCTGATAAAAATGTGTTAGTAGGTCGTTACTATAAATGTTACGAGGAAAATTTACCAAGAAAATATCTTGTTCTTTGA